The Lysobacter capsici genome has a segment encoding these proteins:
- a CDS encoding complex I NDUFA9 subunit family protein, whose protein sequence is MPAPRRHVLILGGTGFVGRHLVEQLLRERCRITVLSRGVDPVKKQLLSRDASLIEGDVGNPDFLRAVLDDVDAVVNLVGILNEQGDSGAGFEHVHVELLDALIEAMRDMGVMRLLQMSALNAGTGQSHYLESRGRAEQKVRASKLSWTLFRPSVIAGPGDGLFCRFDQLLRYAPLLPMGRANARFQPVWVGDVAQAFVNALNDDSHIARSYNLVGPDVMSLGEIVRATAKARGRLRAVLPLPDALGKLQADIGEFLPGKPISRDNWRSLQSDSTSVENGLLKLGVTPTPVLPHLPEILGTRL, encoded by the coding sequence ATGCCCGCGCCCCGTCGCCATGTCCTGATACTCGGCGGTACCGGCTTCGTCGGCCGCCACCTCGTCGAACAGCTGCTGCGCGAGCGCTGCCGCATCACCGTGCTCAGCCGCGGCGTCGATCCGGTCAAGAAGCAACTGCTGTCGCGCGACGCCAGCCTGATCGAAGGCGATGTCGGCAACCCGGATTTCCTGCGCGCGGTGCTCGACGATGTCGACGCGGTGGTCAATCTGGTCGGCATCCTCAACGAGCAAGGCGACAGCGGCGCGGGTTTCGAGCATGTCCATGTCGAACTGCTCGATGCGCTGATCGAGGCGATGCGCGACATGGGCGTGATGCGACTGCTGCAGATGAGCGCGCTCAACGCCGGCACCGGCCAGAGCCATTATCTGGAATCGCGCGGCCGCGCCGAACAGAAAGTGCGCGCGAGCAAGCTGTCGTGGACCTTGTTCCGACCGTCGGTGATCGCCGGCCCCGGCGACGGCCTGTTCTGCCGCTTCGACCAGTTGCTGCGCTACGCGCCGCTGCTGCCGATGGGCCGGGCGAACGCGCGCTTCCAGCCGGTGTGGGTCGGCGACGTCGCCCAGGCCTTCGTCAACGCCTTGAACGACGACAGCCACATCGCGCGCAGCTACAACCTGGTCGGGCCGGACGTGATGAGCCTGGGCGAGATCGTGCGCGCCACGGCGAAGGCACGCGGCCGCCTGCGCGCGGTGCTGCCGCTGCCCGATGCGCTGGGCAAGCTGCAGGCCGACATCGGCGAATTCCTGCCGGGCAAACCGATCAGCCGCGACAACTGGCGCTCGCTGCAGAGCGATTCGACCAGTGTCGAGAATGGCTTGCTGAAATTGGGCGTGACGCCGACGCCGGTGTTGCCGCACTTGCCCGAAATCCTCGGCACCCGACTGTAG
- a CDS encoding lytic transglycosylase domain-containing protein: MLPRPYSLLFAALAATLATTACAQTTAAAPTLPAVKPAAISNALPVPTVDPLLPRVRAAIDAAERGPFDAGQYADIARHPLYGWVEYASLRRNIDSVNNGQAQDFLNRRGNEASGDAFRDIWLAATARREDWAAFTAAWTPKNSSGKDRSVSLRCAELNARQALGKADAQWTKDAQVIWRSSGKSLPDSCDAPFAVLAAQGGLSPELRWERIDAAAAEWQPAVMRAAARGLPADQLAQANDYAAFLDNVNERALAWPKTERSRKIASYGLAKLAKAQPASAEAQLPKYAAALAFSDEDRGRVLYQTALWSVASYDSESARRLNAVPEVAYDERLHEWRAREAMSRSDWAGALAAIRKMGAKQRDESRWEYFEARLSEMAGDKASAARLYRESAKNADFHGFLSSDRLGLPYTLCPVQPKDSVAAKAAIARDPILLRAMGLFQIERAAWAIREWDDALTHYDDTQRRIAIEVAQSYNWFDRAVFSLNKTPNEQRMYYLRFPLHHGDTIRRESARNGIDPAWVAAEIRAESIFNPTARSGANAMGLMQVLPGTGAQVAKSLGLPWGGAASLYDSDTNIILGTAYLRQLLDKYGGQPYFAMAGYNAGPAPLGRWQSQRPGMDPDFWIETISYKETREYVARVLAFSVLYDWRLNGDALKVSDRMRGINNTARKSFTCPASAATATAPLPAETD; the protein is encoded by the coding sequence ATGCTCCCGCGCCCCTATTCCCTGCTGTTCGCCGCGCTCGCCGCGACCCTCGCCACCACCGCCTGCGCCCAGACCACGGCCGCGGCGCCGACGCTGCCCGCGGTCAAACCCGCGGCGATCAGCAACGCGCTGCCCGTGCCCACGGTCGATCCGCTGCTGCCGCGCGTGCGCGCCGCGATCGACGCCGCCGAACGCGGGCCGTTCGATGCCGGCCAGTACGCCGACATCGCCCGCCATCCGCTCTACGGCTGGGTCGAGTACGCCAGCCTGCGCCGCAACATCGACAGCGTGAACAACGGCCAGGCGCAGGATTTCCTCAATCGCCGCGGCAACGAAGCCTCCGGCGATGCGTTCCGCGACATCTGGCTGGCCGCGACCGCGCGCCGCGAAGACTGGGCCGCGTTCACCGCGGCGTGGACGCCGAAGAACAGCAGCGGCAAGGACCGCAGCGTCAGCCTGCGCTGCGCCGAATTGAACGCGCGCCAGGCGCTCGGCAAGGCCGACGCGCAATGGACCAAGGACGCGCAGGTGATCTGGCGCAGCAGCGGCAAGTCGCTGCCCGACAGCTGCGATGCGCCGTTCGCGGTGCTCGCCGCGCAAGGCGGGCTGAGCCCGGAGCTGCGCTGGGAACGCATCGACGCGGCCGCCGCGGAGTGGCAGCCGGCGGTGATGCGCGCGGCGGCGCGAGGATTGCCGGCGGATCAACTCGCCCAGGCCAACGACTACGCCGCGTTCCTGGACAACGTCAACGAACGCGCGCTCGCGTGGCCGAAAACCGAACGCAGCCGCAAGATCGCCTCCTACGGCCTGGCCAAGCTGGCCAAGGCGCAACCGGCCAGCGCCGAAGCGCAGTTGCCCAAATACGCCGCCGCCCTGGCATTCAGCGACGAAGACCGCGGCCGCGTGCTGTACCAGACCGCGCTGTGGTCGGTGGCCTCCTACGATTCCGAATCCGCGCGCCGGCTCAACGCCGTGCCGGAAGTGGCCTATGACGAACGCCTGCACGAATGGCGCGCGCGCGAAGCGATGTCGCGTTCGGACTGGGCCGGCGCGCTCGCCGCGATCCGCAAGATGGGCGCCAAGCAGCGCGACGAATCGCGCTGGGAGTATTTCGAAGCGCGGCTGAGCGAAATGGCCGGCGACAAGGCCAGCGCCGCGCGGCTGTACCGCGAATCGGCCAAGAATGCCGATTTCCACGGCTTCCTGTCGTCCGACCGGCTCGGCCTGCCGTACACGCTGTGCCCGGTGCAACCCAAGGACAGCGTCGCGGCCAAGGCCGCGATCGCGCGCGATCCGATCCTGCTGCGGGCGATGGGCCTGTTCCAGATCGAACGCGCCGCGTGGGCGATCCGCGAATGGGATGACGCGCTGACCCATTACGACGACACCCAGCGCCGCATCGCGATCGAAGTGGCGCAAAGCTACAACTGGTTCGACCGCGCGGTGTTCTCGCTCAACAAGACACCGAACGAACAGCGCATGTACTACCTGCGCTTCCCGCTGCACCACGGCGACACCATCCGCCGCGAATCGGCGCGCAACGGCATCGACCCGGCCTGGGTCGCCGCCGAGATCCGCGCCGAGAGCATCTTCAACCCGACCGCGCGCTCCGGCGCCAACGCGATGGGCCTGATGCAGGTGCTGCCCGGCACCGGCGCGCAGGTCGCCAAGAGCCTGGGCCTGCCCTGGGGCGGCGCGGCCAGCCTGTACGACTCGGACACCAACATCATTCTGGGCACCGCCTACCTGCGTCAGTTGCTCGACAAGTACGGCGGCCAGCCGTATTTCGCCATGGCCGGCTACAACGCCGGTCCGGCGCCGCTGGGGCGCTGGCAGTCGCAGCGGCCGGGCATGGATCCGGATTTCTGGATCGAAACGATCAGCTACAAGGAAACCCGCGAGTACGTCGCCCGCGTGTTGGCCTTCAGCGTGCTCTACGACTGGCGCCTCAACGGCGATGCGCTGAAGGTCAGCGACCGCATGCGCGGGATCAACAACACCGCGCGCAAGTCCTTCACCTGCCCGGCCTCGGCCGCCACCGCGACGGCGCCGCTGCCGGCCGAAACCGACTGA
- a CDS encoding sulfite exporter TauE/SafE family protein, with protein MAIWLVFLALGAVAGVLAGLLGIGGGLVLVAALAWIAPEIGIPQEAAMHTALASSLASIVLTATASARAHAKRGSVMWPTVRWMVPGLLLGGWLGSFVAVRIDGEWLRWIVAGYCLIAAAQLLFGKNRAELGADAPPPQGAPMTAAGVGIGAVSAVVGIGGGSMTVPLLVWRGVAPVRAVGTSSACGVAIGLASAIGYALNAPAGALPEHAIGYVYLPAAIGVAVASVLCAPYGTRLAHKLHGDTLKRVFAAFLVLVAVSLLLGG; from the coding sequence ATGGCGATCTGGCTGGTTTTCCTCGCGCTCGGCGCGGTCGCCGGCGTGCTCGCCGGTTTGCTCGGGATCGGCGGCGGCTTGGTGCTGGTCGCGGCGCTGGCCTGGATCGCGCCGGAAATCGGCATTCCGCAGGAAGCGGCCATGCACACCGCGCTGGCCAGTTCGTTGGCCAGCATCGTGCTGACCGCGACCGCGTCGGCGCGCGCCCACGCCAAGCGCGGCAGCGTGATGTGGCCGACCGTGCGCTGGATGGTTCCGGGCCTGTTGCTCGGCGGCTGGCTCGGCAGCTTCGTCGCGGTGCGCATCGACGGCGAGTGGCTGCGTTGGATCGTCGCCGGTTACTGCCTGATCGCCGCCGCGCAGCTGCTGTTCGGCAAGAACCGCGCCGAACTCGGCGCCGATGCGCCGCCGCCGCAAGGCGCGCCGATGACCGCCGCGGGAGTCGGCATCGGCGCGGTGTCGGCGGTGGTCGGCATCGGCGGCGGCAGCATGACCGTGCCCTTGCTGGTCTGGCGCGGGGTCGCGCCGGTGCGCGCGGTCGGCACATCCTCGGCCTGCGGCGTGGCGATCGGCCTGGCCAGCGCGATCGGCTATGCGCTCAACGCGCCGGCCGGAGCCTTGCCCGAGCACGCGATCGGCTATGTGTACCTGCCGGCGGCGATCGGCGTCGCCGTCGCCTCGGTGCTGTGCGCGCCTTACGGCACGCGGCTTGCCCACAAGCTGCATGGCGACACGCTCAAGCGGGTGTTCGCGGCGTTTCTGGTGCTGGTCGCGGTGAGCCTGCTGCTGGGCGGCTGA
- a CDS encoding TonB-dependent receptor plug domain-containing protein has protein sequence MKASRRHALAKAIQLSLLVALPGFAAAQEAAPAKDATTLDTVQVTGTRIKKAEIESQVPVQTLNREDIERTGLTSIGDVVQELTGAGSALNTKFNSSGNFGFSPNGDGIGAGSAQVDLRHLGPKRVLVLVDGMRWVNESSASGVGAATDLNTIPLAIVERIEILEDGASSLYGSDAIAGVVNIITRRNFDGGQISLNYGQYGKGDGELQGVDLAWGFNTDRANLFLGLSYVDQDPVYSRDRAVASFPVPGLGVETGSSATPNGRFIFNPPTASTACPLTDVDDDPSTPPVPFCNMTTPNGSSFPNGVRYPQDFIPFTGANRYNFARENMLLTPSKRMGAFGQFRYHFSDNVQGYVKALYNRRESVNQAAPEPIFLGAGAGTGNPWSEQITISRLNPYNPFGFDLTSIGPNANLDTIARRPIEGGPRVFEQQVDTKYIAAGVEGSFDVGDRTYFWDVNVASNRNEADQTNYGSYNVRNINIALGDPALCAATPGCVPLNIFGGPGTITPAMLQWISPVVRDRSEQKLQTFTANFSGDLFNLWAGPLSFAAGYEYRKYEGFYRPDPITVAGYYNGTQSLPTQGEYDVNEAYVELNLPLIKEGAFGKSLDLSLAGRYSDYSTFGGQFTPKYGLRWQVADEFLLRTTYAEGFRAPSIGELFGSASRADLQLSDPCLTSITGAPPTGNRANCAALGVPAGAAQANSQISVQTGGNADLEPETARSFTAGFVYSPAWAAGVPWSDKFDFEVTYYRHSLEGAVQAIDAQTQLNLCVQTLDPLYCGGITRSSIGGISSFENKLTNLGSIKTSGWDIDFFWTLPETSWGQFKINWQNTWVTQYEAVGAAGQIQPRKPGVEVNDSAIPEWTSNATLSWKKNNWNASWTIRHISELTEICQASALDSPYCDNPVTGENKLSAITYHDLQLGYRFELLKGLQITGGVNNVADKDPPVCLSCSLNGYDASTYDIPGGRFFYLRADLRF, from the coding sequence ATGAAAGCGTCGCGTCGTCACGCCTTGGCGAAAGCCATCCAGTTGTCCCTGCTGGTCGCCCTGCCGGGCTTCGCAGCCGCCCAGGAAGCCGCACCCGCCAAAGACGCCACCACGCTGGACACCGTCCAGGTCACCGGCACCCGCATCAAGAAGGCCGAGATCGAAAGCCAGGTCCCGGTCCAGACCCTCAATCGCGAAGACATCGAACGCACCGGCCTGACCTCGATCGGCGACGTGGTGCAGGAACTCACCGGCGCCGGCTCGGCGCTCAACACCAAGTTCAACTCCTCGGGCAACTTCGGCTTCTCGCCGAACGGCGACGGCATCGGCGCCGGCTCGGCCCAGGTCGACCTGCGCCACCTCGGTCCCAAGCGCGTGCTCGTGCTGGTCGACGGCATGCGCTGGGTCAACGAGTCCTCCGCCTCGGGCGTGGGCGCGGCGACCGACCTCAACACCATTCCGCTGGCGATCGTCGAGCGCATCGAGATCCTCGAAGACGGCGCGTCCTCGCTGTACGGCTCCGACGCGATCGCCGGCGTGGTCAACATCATCACCCGGCGCAATTTCGACGGCGGCCAGATCAGCCTGAACTACGGCCAGTACGGCAAGGGCGACGGCGAGCTGCAGGGCGTCGACCTGGCGTGGGGCTTCAACACCGACCGCGCCAACCTGTTCCTGGGCTTGAGCTATGTCGATCAGGACCCGGTGTACTCGCGCGACCGCGCGGTCGCGAGCTTCCCGGTGCCCGGCCTGGGCGTGGAGACCGGCAGCTCGGCGACCCCGAACGGCCGCTTCATCTTCAACCCGCCGACCGCGAGCACCGCGTGTCCGCTGACCGACGTCGACGACGATCCCTCGACCCCGCCGGTGCCGTTCTGCAACATGACCACGCCCAACGGCAGCAGCTTCCCGAACGGCGTGCGCTATCCGCAGGACTTCATTCCGTTCACCGGCGCGAACCGCTACAACTTCGCCCGCGAGAACATGCTGCTGACGCCGTCCAAGCGCATGGGCGCGTTCGGCCAGTTCCGCTATCACTTCAGCGACAACGTGCAGGGCTACGTCAAGGCGCTGTACAACCGTCGCGAGTCGGTCAACCAGGCCGCGCCGGAACCGATCTTCCTCGGCGCCGGCGCCGGCACCGGCAATCCGTGGTCCGAGCAGATCACCATCTCGCGTCTGAATCCGTACAACCCGTTCGGCTTCGACCTGACCTCGATCGGCCCCAACGCCAACCTCGACACCATCGCGCGCCGTCCGATCGAAGGCGGCCCGCGCGTGTTCGAGCAGCAGGTCGACACCAAGTACATCGCGGCCGGCGTGGAGGGCAGCTTCGATGTCGGCGACCGCACCTATTTCTGGGACGTCAACGTCGCCAGCAACCGCAACGAAGCCGACCAGACCAACTACGGCAGCTACAACGTCCGCAACATCAACATCGCCCTGGGCGATCCGGCGCTGTGCGCCGCGACCCCGGGCTGCGTGCCGCTCAACATCTTCGGCGGCCCGGGCACCATCACCCCGGCGATGCTGCAGTGGATCAGCCCGGTCGTCCGCGACCGCAGCGAGCAGAAGCTGCAGACCTTCACCGCCAACTTCTCCGGCGACCTGTTCAACCTGTGGGCCGGTCCGCTGTCGTTCGCGGCCGGTTACGAATACCGCAAGTACGAAGGCTTCTACCGCCCCGATCCGATCACGGTCGCCGGTTACTACAACGGCACCCAGTCGCTGCCGACCCAGGGCGAGTACGACGTCAACGAAGCCTATGTCGAACTCAACCTGCCGCTGATCAAGGAAGGCGCGTTCGGCAAGAGCCTGGACCTGAGCCTGGCCGGCCGCTATTCGGATTACTCGACCTTCGGCGGTCAGTTCACGCCGAAGTACGGCCTGCGCTGGCAGGTCGCCGATGAATTCCTGCTGCGCACCACCTACGCCGAAGGCTTCCGCGCGCCGTCGATCGGCGAACTGTTCGGTTCGGCCAGCCGCGCCGACCTGCAGCTCAGCGATCCCTGCCTGACCTCGATCACCGGCGCGCCGCCGACCGGCAACCGCGCCAACTGCGCCGCGCTCGGCGTGCCGGCCGGCGCCGCCCAGGCCAACAGCCAGATCTCGGTGCAGACCGGCGGCAACGCCGACCTCGAGCCGGAAACCGCGCGCAGCTTCACCGCCGGCTTCGTCTACAGCCCGGCCTGGGCCGCGGGCGTGCCGTGGTCGGACAAGTTCGACTTCGAAGTCACCTACTACCGCCACTCGCTGGAAGGCGCGGTGCAGGCGATCGACGCGCAGACCCAGCTCAACCTGTGCGTGCAGACGCTCGATCCGCTGTACTGCGGCGGCATCACCCGTTCCTCGATCGGCGGCATCTCCTCGTTCGAGAACAAGCTGACCAACCTGGGTTCGATCAAGACCTCCGGCTGGGACATCGACTTCTTCTGGACCCTGCCGGAAACCTCGTGGGGCCAGTTCAAGATCAACTGGCAGAACACCTGGGTCACCCAGTACGAAGCCGTCGGCGCCGCCGGCCAGATCCAGCCGCGCAAGCCCGGCGTGGAAGTCAACGACAGCGCGATTCCGGAATGGACCTCCAACGCGACGCTGTCGTGGAAGAAGAACAACTGGAACGCGTCGTGGACGATCCGCCACATCTCCGAGCTGACCGAAATCTGTCAGGCCTCGGCGCTGGACTCGCCGTACTGCGACAACCCGGTGACCGGCGAGAACAAGCTGTCGGCGATCACCTACCACGACCTGCAGCTGGGCTATCGCTTCGAACTGCTCAAGGGCCTGCAGATCACCGGTGGCGTCAACAACGTCGCCGACAAGGATCCGCCGGTGTGCCTGTCGTGCTCGCTCAACGGTTACGACGCGTCCACCTACGACATCCCGGGCGGCCGCTTCTTCTACCTGCGCGCGGACCTGCGCTTCTGA
- a CDS encoding TonB-dependent receptor plug domain-containing protein yields MKASRRHALAKAIQLSLLIGLPGFAAAQDAAPAREATTLDTVQVTGTRIKKAEIESQVPVQTLTRDDIERTGLTSIGDVVQELTGSGSSFNGKRNASGNDGFPSDGGGVGAGATTVDLRHLGSKRVLVLVDGIRWVNESSASGVGSSTDLNTIPLAIVERIEVLEDGASSLYGSDAIAGVVNIITRRNFDGFQLTTNFGQYTEGDGTSRGLDFAYGGSSDRATWFLGASYTKQDEVSSSDRERSRFPVPGTGLALGSSRVPGGRIAFTAPDGRKYDLVANAGQSNPTYTPGQAPCSAGMPRTDGFHCFGSNDPFNFAPFNYVLSPSERKGVFGQFRFDINDKVRWYARALLNRRDSENRAAPEPIDLGPGAGNDFAANVVIPVNHPFNPFGVQLDSSNLSILRRRPVEGGPRRFEQQVDTWFVGTGLEGTFDVGERAWFWDANLASSRNKAEQTNRGSYNAKNIATAMGDPAICAATPGCTPLNIFGYNTITPAMLKWISPVLHDRSENKLQQATFNLSGDLFEMWAGPLSFATGYEYRKYEGSYRPDPITVRGEYNGVPSLPTQGEYDVNEVYVELNVPLFKDSAFGKGLDLSLAGRYSDYSTFGGEFTPKYGLRWQVADELLLRGTYAEGFRAPSIGELFGSQSRADVGMIDPCLIGSNGAPPTGNAANCAAQGVNPGTRQVDPQISVLTGGNPNLEPERSTSFSLGFVWSPSILEDSAIAKRVDIEGTFYSHRIEGAIQAIDPQTQLNLCVQTLSPEFCGGIQRNPITDQIDGFANFLGNLSVIKTDGWDIDVFWTLPETRFGQFKLIWQNTIVGNYEAVGADGSLQPLQVGRLVSDPVTRSIPEWTSNATLEWSYGHWNASWTARHISQLVEDCGDAADFAVCKNDPQTGQNRLGATTFHDFQVGYRFDVLKGLQLQAGMNNVFGKDPPVCLACNLNGFDGSTYDLPGGGYYYLRADLRF; encoded by the coding sequence ATGAAAGCGTCGCGTCGCCATGCCTTGGCGAAAGCCATCCAGTTGTCGTTGTTGATCGGCCTGCCGGGCTTCGCCGCCGCGCAGGATGCCGCACCCGCCCGCGAGGCCACCACGCTGGACACCGTCCAGGTCACCGGCACCCGCATCAAGAAGGCCGAGATCGAAAGCCAGGTCCCGGTGCAGACGCTCACCCGCGACGACATCGAACGCACCGGCCTGACCTCGATCGGCGACGTGGTGCAGGAACTCACCGGTTCGGGCTCGTCGTTCAACGGCAAGCGCAACGCCTCGGGCAACGACGGCTTCCCGTCCGACGGCGGCGGCGTCGGCGCCGGCGCGACCACGGTCGATCTGCGTCATCTGGGCTCCAAGCGCGTGCTGGTGCTGGTCGACGGCATCCGCTGGGTCAACGAATCCTCCGCCTCCGGCGTGGGTTCCTCGACCGACCTCAACACCATTCCGCTGGCCATCGTCGAACGCATCGAAGTGCTCGAGGACGGCGCGTCCTCGCTGTACGGCTCCGATGCGATCGCCGGCGTGGTCAACATCATCACCCGGCGCAATTTCGACGGCTTCCAGCTCACCACCAATTTCGGCCAGTACACCGAGGGCGACGGCACCAGCCGCGGACTCGACTTCGCTTATGGCGGCAGCAGCGATCGCGCCACCTGGTTCCTCGGCGCCAGCTACACCAAGCAGGACGAAGTCAGTTCGTCCGATCGCGAGCGTTCGCGCTTCCCGGTGCCCGGCACCGGCCTGGCGCTGGGCAGTTCGCGCGTGCCCGGCGGCCGCATCGCCTTCACCGCGCCGGACGGCCGCAAGTACGACCTGGTCGCCAACGCGGGCCAGAGCAACCCGACTTACACGCCCGGCCAGGCGCCGTGCTCGGCCGGCATGCCGCGCACCGACGGTTTCCATTGCTTCGGTTCCAACGACCCGTTCAACTTCGCGCCGTTCAACTACGTGCTATCGCCGTCCGAGCGCAAGGGCGTGTTCGGCCAGTTCCGCTTCGACATCAACGACAAGGTGCGCTGGTATGCGCGCGCCTTGCTCAATCGCCGCGATTCGGAAAACCGCGCCGCGCCCGAGCCGATCGACCTGGGGCCCGGCGCTGGCAACGACTTCGCCGCCAACGTGGTGATCCCGGTCAACCATCCGTTCAACCCGTTCGGCGTGCAGCTCGATTCGAGCAACCTGAGCATCCTGCGCCGCCGTCCGGTGGAAGGCGGCCCGCGCCGCTTCGAACAACAGGTCGACACCTGGTTCGTCGGCACCGGCCTGGAGGGCACCTTCGACGTCGGCGAGCGCGCCTGGTTCTGGGACGCCAACCTCGCCAGCAGCCGCAACAAGGCCGAGCAGACCAACCGCGGCAGCTACAACGCCAAGAACATCGCCACCGCGATGGGCGATCCGGCGATCTGCGCGGCCACGCCGGGTTGCACGCCGTTGAACATCTTCGGCTACAACACCATCACCCCGGCGATGCTCAAGTGGATCAGCCCGGTGCTGCACGACCGCAGCGAGAACAAGCTGCAGCAGGCGACGTTCAACCTGTCGGGCGACCTGTTCGAGATGTGGGCCGGGCCGCTGTCGTTCGCGACCGGTTATGAGTACCGCAAGTACGAAGGCTCGTACCGTCCCGACCCGATCACCGTGCGCGGCGAATACAACGGCGTGCCGTCGCTGCCGACCCAGGGCGAGTACGACGTCAACGAGGTCTATGTCGAACTCAACGTGCCGCTGTTCAAGGACTCGGCGTTCGGCAAGGGCCTGGACCTGAGCCTGGCCGGCCGCTATTCGGATTACTCCACCTTCGGCGGCGAGTTCACCCCGAAGTACGGCCTGCGCTGGCAGGTGGCCGACGAACTGCTGTTGCGCGGCACCTACGCCGAAGGCTTCCGCGCGCCGTCGATCGGCGAACTGTTCGGTTCGCAGAGCCGCGCCGACGTCGGCATGATCGATCCGTGCCTGATCGGTTCCAACGGCGCGCCGCCGACCGGCAACGCCGCCAACTGCGCCGCGCAGGGCGTCAATCCGGGAACGCGTCAGGTCGATCCGCAGATCTCGGTGCTGACCGGCGGCAATCCGAACCTCGAGCCGGAGCGTTCGACCAGCTTCTCGCTGGGCTTCGTGTGGTCGCCGTCGATTCTCGAAGACAGCGCGATCGCCAAGCGCGTCGACATCGAGGGCACGTTCTACAGCCACCGCATCGAAGGCGCGATCCAGGCCATCGACCCGCAGACCCAGCTCAACCTGTGCGTGCAGACGCTGTCGCCGGAATTCTGCGGCGGCATCCAGCGCAATCCGATCACCGACCAGATCGACGGCTTCGCCAACTTCCTGGGCAACCTGAGCGTCATCAAGACCGACGGCTGGGACATCGACGTGTTCTGGACCCTGCCGGAAACGCGCTTCGGCCAGTTCAAGCTGATCTGGCAGAACACCATCGTGGGCAACTACGAAGCCGTCGGCGCCGACGGTTCGCTGCAGCCGTTGCAGGTCGGCCGACTGGTCAGCGATCCGGTGACCCGTTCGATTCCCGAATGGACTTCGAACGCGACCCTGGAATGGAGCTACGGTCACTGGAACGCGTCGTGGACCGCGCGCCACATCAGCCAGCTGGTCGAAGACTGCGGCGACGCGGCCGATTTCGCGGTGTGCAAGAACGATCCGCAGACCGGCCAGAACCGTCTGGGCGCGACGACCTTCCACGATTTCCAGGTCGGTTACCGCTTCGACGTGCTCAAGGGCCTGCAGCTGCAGGCGGGCATGAACAACGTGTTCGGCAAGGACCCGCCGGTGTGCCTGGCCTGCAACCTCAACGGCTTCGACGGGTCGACCTACGACCTGCCGGGTGGTGGTTACTACTACCTGCGCGCGGATCTGCGGTTCTGA